From Rhodococcus sp. B7740:
CCTCCGCGCGCACATCCAGTCGGTTCTCCAGTCGAATTGCCCGCACCGCAGCAATATTCGCCCTGGGCTCGGGATTGACGGTCGCCGCCCTGTCGGGCACGGCCACTGCGTCGGCAGCCCCCGTCAACTGCGTGTCTCCGCCTTCGGCCAACGACATCCAGGTCGACGACACCGCGAGCTGCGGAGCGACCTCGAACGGCACCGGACGGGCCACCGCAGGTGCTGCCGACAGTGGCACCGCAGTCAGCGTCAACGACGGCCCCGGCGCGACGACCACGTACGCCAACGGATACGGCGTCGCCCTCGGAGCGAGCAAGAATGCGGGCACTGCCTACGCACTGGCACTCGGTGGCGGAATCGCGCACTCGTGGGCCGATGCCGGGCAGACGACCCTCGCAGTCGCCGGGTGGGGATCCGGTGCCACGTCCGAGGCTCAGGGCGTCGATTGCGTCGGCCCTCTGTCGCTGGCACTGAACCTCACGAGCGGTCAGTTCTGCGTTCTCGGTAGCTGACACCGCAGAGGCACGATTTCGAACCGGTCGAACGGAGCCGATTACCCGGCAGTCACTGCTCGAGGTAATCGGCTCCGCCGACATACACGGTGTGACCGGACTTCTCGATCGGCATGATGGAAGCGTCCACCACAGCCGCCGCGAATTCGGCAACCGTGGGAAGCGCACCCTGTGCGGTGCGAGCGGCCACTGCATCAGGGTTTCGGCGCTCCAGGAGAGTCACCACGATGGTGCCTTCGATCATGTCGCCGGACACCACAACCAATTCGATGCCACGAGAATCGAATTCGGGAATCATCCCACGTAGAGCGTCCTCGCCTGCTCGCTTGCTCTCGGCAATGGGCTCGTACTCCACGGGGACCGGCTTCCTGCCGTGAAAATGCGCCTGATGACTGGTGAGAAAGACGATGCGTGAGCCGGGTTCCATGCGTTCGGCTGCGGCGCGAGCCATCGCCAGCTGAGCATCGCGGTTGATACTCATCGCGTAACCGGGATCGGCACCGAGCTCGAGCCCACCGGACGCGTTGAGCACCAGTACGTCGAGAGCGCCGAATTCGGCAGCAACCGACGCGAGCATCGCATCGATTGCCGCCGAGTCGGTCACGTCGGCTCCGATAGCCAGCGCTCGGCCCCCGCTCTTCTCGATCGCTCGCACCACACCGTCGGCTCGGCGCTTCTTCTCTCGATAGTTCACGGCAACCATCGCCCCCGCCGCACCCAACTGAACCGCGGTCTCCGCTCCGATGCCACGAGACGCACCGGTGATCAGCACCGATTTCCCTGCCACACGCTGCGTCATCGCCACTCTCCCTTTGCTTCGATTTTCGAATTGCTTCGATTTTCGAACCACTATGATCAAATGCGATGGAAATGGCAAGCGAATCCCGCCGATCGATGACGGCCGTCCTCGACCTCCTGGGGCAGCGGTGGAACATGCGCATTCTGTGGGAACTACGTGGCGGCCCACTCGGGTTCCTCGAACTACGACGACGCACCGACGACATCTCGTCCAGCGTTCTCGCCACCCGACTGCGCACGCTCGTCGATGCGCGAGTGCTGCTCAAGGACTCGGACGGGTCCTATCGCCTGACCGAACTCGGCGACGAGTTGGGGCCGGCACTCGAACCTCTCTGGCTGTGGGCGCAGCGCTGGAACGAGGGCAGACACACCGACGATCACCGCCCCTGAACAGCAGAATCAGCTCGATCGACGTCTCCGATCCTCGGCAGCGTCGGGGCCGACGCCGGGAGCAGAACACGATCGAAGGTCGCGTGTGCCGAACATCGAGTGGATCTGCGCGGCCTGCAGAATGGTCGGCGCTCGTCGACCGGCATACTCGAGAAATGAGCAATTCACGTGCAAGAGCTCGCCCCCGGGCACTGTCGTTGCACGGCCGCATCAGAGTATTGACGATGAGCGTGGCAGCACTGGCAGTCGCAGTGAGTGCTCTCGCGATCTATCTCGTCGCAGAACAGGCCCTCCGCTCACAGATCGTGGACCGCGTCGAACGCAACAGCGACGCTCTCATTGCCAGCGCCGCATCCGGCGTTCCGGCAGGTCTCTTCGGCTTCGGTATAGAAGACACCGAAGGCACCGCGGTGAAGGCAGCGCTGGTGACGCCCGACGGCACGTTGGTGACGTCGACGACTGGCACCGAGCCCTTCACCAATTCCGACGGAGTTCTGGACGACGCGGAGAAATCTGTCGTGGACGGCACCGTCGAGCAATCGCTGCGCGAGGTACGAGGCTACTACCTGTCGGCAGCACGCACCGGCTCCGGCGGAACGATCATGGTGGCCGAATCGCTCAATGAAGCGTCACCCTTGCTGGCCAAACTCACACTCGCACTCGTCATCGTCGGAGCATTTCTCGTCGCGCTTGCCGGCGTCGCCGGTGCAGCCGTGGCCCGTACCGGACTCAGGCCGGTACGCCGACTTCGCGCGGGCACCGAACGTGTGGCCAGGACCGGGGACTTCGAGCCCATCGATGTCAACGGTGACGACGAACTGGCTTCACTGGCCAACAGCTTCAACGAGATGTTGGCGTCCCTGTCTCGTTCGCGAGCACGACAGGGGCAACTGATCGTCGACGCAGGAGCGGAACTGATGGAGCCCCTGACGGCACTGCGTACGAACATCGACCTACTGATGTCGCTCGACGGGCCCGACGCACCGTCGATGTCCGAAGACCAGCAGGACCGACTGCGCGTCGAGGTCATCGCTCAGATGGACGTCATCATCGGATTGGTACACGATCTCGTCGATCACGCCAGGGAGCCCGCGCCGACACCCCAGTGAGGACCTTCGAGTGGATCAGGACGAGAGCCGCACCCCGGTGAGCTGTTCGGACACCTCCCAGAGTCGGCGTGCATCGTCCATGCTGCGCATCGGCTTCCACATGCCGACCTCGGTCGGTGGCCCGCCGATGACTCGTTTCGGGCCGTAGAACTGATCCCCACCCGCGTCTCCACCTGCGGCTGCGACCAATCCCGGCCGTGCTGCACTGTCCACCGTGCCCGCGATGCCGACGCGGGCAAGAACGCCGATCAATCGTCGTCCTGCCGAATCTTTCGGGCGCCCCAATTCCGGTTGTGCCGCAAGCAGATTGGTCGGCGAAACTCCGGGGTGAGCGATGTTGCTGGTGATTCCCCAGCCGCCGGCCCTGCTGCGCGCCTCGAGTTCGCGTGCGAACAGAGCCACCGCGAGCTTCGATTGACCGTAGGCCTTCATGACGTCGTAGGAACGCTCCCAGTTGAGATCGTCCCAATTGATGGTCGCCGACCGTGCCGCAATGCTCGTCTGATGGGTGACTCTCGCATCACCTTTGCGCAGCAGCGGCAACAGACCGAGGGTGAGCGCGAAGTGGCCGAGGTGATTGGTGCCGAACTGCAGCTCGAAACCATCCTGGGTGACCTGGCGTGCAGGTGGCTGCATGACACCGGCGTTGTTGACGAGTATGTCGATCGCTCGTCCATCGGATGAGAAATCGTTCACCAGAGCGGAAACGGATTCCAACGACGACAGATCCAGCGCCCGAGTGGCGACCTTCGCTCCCGGCACGGCGGCTCGGATCGATTCGGCGGCCCGCTTCCCCTTGGTGGCCGAGCGCACCGGCATCACGACCTCGGCACCGGAGCGGGCGAGCTGCGTGGCGATGACCGTTCCGATCCCGTCGCTCGCTCCCGTGACGACGGCCACCTTGCCCGCGAGATCGTGAAGGGATGTGTGTGCTGTTCGGCTCATGACAAGCTCCTGTGTCGGTGTTGATCGTGTGGATTCGACCTGCAGAACCCATGTTCGACGATTGCCTGGGGCTCATCCAGGACTTGCCGATCCACTGATACGACCGCCACCGTCGAATCGCGTCAGGACAGCACCTGAGTTCCCACCACCGCGAGCAGTTCCAACTTGGCGTAGCTCTCGCTGCCGGGCACTGCCGTGTACACCAGCAGTCGATGCGCCTGCTCGGGGTCCAGCAGTGTCTGGCAGTTCAGTTGCAGCAGGCCGACCGTCGGGTGCAGAAACCGCTTCGACTCGGGTGGGTGCACTCCCACTTCGCGCTTCGCCCACAGGGTTCGAAACTCCTCGCTGACCTCGAGCAATTCTGCGGACAGGTGCGCAGCTCTCGAGTCGGGTCCGCGAAGAGTGACGATCTCGCGCAGCCCCGACGCGTACACCCGAGACAGCACCGCACGCTCTTCGGGCGGGTACGACTGCCGGGCCTCGGGGTCGGTGAACCATCGGTATCCCAGGCTCCGGTTCGGCCCGGTGCGCAGCGACGCATCACCTGTCAGTGCCGCACCCAGCGGCGTCTGACGCAGCGTCTCTCCGATTTCGGACACGATCTCGGCGGGCGTGTCGTTCAGGCGGTCCAGAATTCGGAGCATTCCCGGGCTGACGTGCTCGCTCGACGAACCGCGGGCAGGAGGATTGTGCCCGGCCAATCGAAACACGTGATCACGCTCACCGAGCGACAGATGCAGTCCCTGCGCGATCGAGGCGATCATCTGCGCCGACGGAGCGGGTCCGGTAGCACGTTCGAGTCGTGCGTAGTAGTCGGTCGACATGTGGCACAGCTCGGCCACCTCTTCGCGGCGTAGGCCCTGGGTCCGTCTGCGCTGCCCTCGCGGCAGCCCGACGTCCTCGGGTTGCAGAGATTCGCGCCGCTGCCGGAGAAACACTGCCAATTCCGATCGATCGATCACCGCGGAGCCCCTTCCGGTCGAACGCGGTTGCCTCTGCCGCAATTGTGCCCTCTCCGCGATGGCTATTGTTCAACGATGAGCGCTCCCCTGACCATCGTCACCGGTGGAAGTCGCGGAATCGGTGCCGCCGTATCCCGACGGCTGGTGGCCGACGGGCACGATGTGGTGATCGGCTATCGCTCCGACGCCACCGCCGCGGAAGGGTTGGCCGCCGAGCTGTCGGCATCCGGCCGAACCGTGATCGCCGTACGCGCCGACACCACCGACGAGCAGGCGGTGATCGATCTGTTCGGCGCCGCCGGCGAGATCGGAGCTGTCACCGGTCTGGTCAACAACGCCGGTTCGGCACGCGCAGTCGGGCTGCTGGTCGACAACGACATCGAGACCATCAGAGCAGACCTCGACGTCAACCTGGTCGGTGTGCTCACCTGCTGCAAGTACGCGATCGCGGCGATGGTCGAATCGGGTGGCTCGATCGTCAACATCTCCTCAGCTGCCGCGACGCTGGGCAGCCCCGGCATGTACGTCCACTACGCGGCGGCCAAGGGCGCCGTCGACACGCTGACAGTCGGTCTGGCGAAAGAAGTTGCTGCGCAGAACATTCGCGTCAACGCGGTGGCACCGGGCATCATCGAGACCGACTTCCATCGCGATCGACAGCGGCCACAGAAGATAGCGTCGAGCATTCCCCTCGGCCGCCCCGGTGCGCCGGACGAGATCGCCGGAGCCGTGTCCTGGTTGCTCTCCGATGATGCGCGATACGCGACCGGAACCGTCGTCAGGGTGGCCGGCGGAATGTGAGTACTTCGGTCGTGACTACCGAGGGGCGATGCGATGCAGCTCCACGTTCGACAGCGCACCGTCCTCGGCTGTGGCGGTCATGTACGTACAGTACGGTTGGCGGCGCCGATCCGTCGGTGAACCGGGGTTGAGCAGCCGAAGACCGTTGTCCGCGAACGTGTCCCACGGGATGTGACTGTGCCCGAACACGAGCACGTCCGTCTCCGGGTACGCCGCGGCCATGCGTCGTTCACGTCCCGTCGCAGCTCCGGTCTCGTGGATCACGGTGAACCGAACCCCGCCGAGCACGACGTCGGCGCGTTCGGGCATCAGCGCGCGCAACTCGTCACCGTCGTTGTTCCCCCAGCACGCGACCAGACGACGCGACCGCCGTGACAGTTCCTCGAACGATGCGAGGTCCACCCAATCACCGGCATGGATCACGACATCCGCGTCGTCGACGGCCGCCCACACCTCGTCGGGCAGGTCGCGTGCACGTTTCGGGAGATGAGTGTCGGCGATCAGC
This genomic window contains:
- a CDS encoding DUF6764 family protein, translating into MFSVSLPRLASPTSSSARTSSRFSSRIARTAAIFALGSGLTVAALSGTATASAAPVNCVSPPSANDIQVDDTASCGATSNGTGRATAGAADSGTAVSVNDGPGATTTYANGYGVALGASKNAGTAYALALGGGIAHSWADAGQTTLAVAGWGSGATSEAQGVDCVGPLSLALNLTSGQFCVLGS
- a CDS encoding SDR family oxidoreductase — protein: MTQRVAGKSVLITGASRGIGAETAVQLGAAGAMVAVNYREKKRRADGVVRAIEKSGGRALAIGADVTDSAAIDAMLASVAAEFGALDVLVLNASGGLELGADPGYAMSINRDAQLAMARAAAERMEPGSRIVFLTSHQAHFHGRKPVPVEYEPIAESKRAGEDALRGMIPEFDSRGIELVVVSGDMIEGTIVVTLLERRNPDAVAARTAQGALPTVAEFAAAVVDASIMPIEKSGHTVYVGGADYLEQ
- a CDS encoding winged helix-turn-helix transcriptional regulator; amino-acid sequence: MEMASESRRSMTAVLDLLGQRWNMRILWELRGGPLGFLELRRRTDDISSSVLATRLRTLVDARVLLKDSDGSYRLTELGDELGPALEPLWLWAQRWNEGRHTDDHRP
- a CDS encoding methyl-accepting chemotaxis protein; the protein is MSNSRARARPRALSLHGRIRVLTMSVAALAVAVSALAIYLVAEQALRSQIVDRVERNSDALIASAASGVPAGLFGFGIEDTEGTAVKAALVTPDGTLVTSTTGTEPFTNSDGVLDDAEKSVVDGTVEQSLREVRGYYLSAARTGSGGTIMVAESLNEASPLLAKLTLALVIVGAFLVALAGVAGAAVARTGLRPVRRLRAGTERVARTGDFEPIDVNGDDELASLANSFNEMLASLSRSRARQGQLIVDAGAELMEPLTALRTNIDLLMSLDGPDAPSMSEDQQDRLRVEVIAQMDVIIGLVHDLVDHAREPAPTPQ
- a CDS encoding SDR family oxidoreductase — its product is MSRTAHTSLHDLAGKVAVVTGASDGIGTVIATQLARSGAEVVMPVRSATKGKRAAESIRAAVPGAKVATRALDLSSLESVSALVNDFSSDGRAIDILVNNAGVMQPPARQVTQDGFELQFGTNHLGHFALTLGLLPLLRKGDARVTHQTSIAARSATINWDDLNWERSYDVMKAYGQSKLAVALFARELEARSRAGGWGITSNIAHPGVSPTNLLAAQPELGRPKDSAGRRLIGVLARVGIAGTVDSAARPGLVAAAGGDAGGDQFYGPKRVIGGPPTEVGMWKPMRSMDDARRLWEVSEQLTGVRLSS
- a CDS encoding helix-turn-helix transcriptional regulator; amino-acid sequence: MIDRSELAVFLRQRRESLQPEDVGLPRGQRRRTQGLRREEVAELCHMSTDYYARLERATGPAPSAQMIASIAQGLHLSLGERDHVFRLAGHNPPARGSSSEHVSPGMLRILDRLNDTPAEIVSEIGETLRQTPLGAALTGDASLRTGPNRSLGYRWFTDPEARQSYPPEERAVLSRVYASGLREIVTLRGPDSRAAHLSAELLEVSEEFRTLWAKREVGVHPPESKRFLHPTVGLLQLNCQTLLDPEQAHRLLVYTAVPGSESYAKLELLAVVGTQVLS
- a CDS encoding SDR family NAD(P)-dependent oxidoreductase, with product MSAPLTIVTGGSRGIGAAVSRRLVADGHDVVIGYRSDATAAEGLAAELSASGRTVIAVRADTTDEQAVIDLFGAAGEIGAVTGLVNNAGSARAVGLLVDNDIETIRADLDVNLVGVLTCCKYAIAAMVESGGSIVNISSAAATLGSPGMYVHYAAAKGAVDTLTVGLAKEVAAQNIRVNAVAPGIIETDFHRDRQRPQKIASSIPLGRPGAPDEIAGAVSWLLSDDARYATGTVVRVAGGM
- a CDS encoding metallophosphoesterase family protein, whose translation is MKLLLIADTHLPKRARDLPDEVWAAVDDADVVIHAGDWVDLASFEELSRRSRRLVACWGNNDGDELRALMPERADVVLGGVRFTVIHETGAATGRERRMAAAYPETDVLVFGHSHIPWDTFADNGLRLLNPGSPTDRRRQPYCTYMTATAEDGALSNVELHRIAPR